One genomic window of Halovivax cerinus includes the following:
- a CDS encoding 7-carboxy-7-deazaguanine synthase QueE, whose translation MPTPPGESGTEHKSDSTPTNALPINELFYSLQGEGRLAGVPSVFVRTSGCNLRCWFCDSYHTSWEPTHAWQSVDDVVAEIAGHDADHVVLTGGEPLIHDASVDLLDRLDALDYHVTVETNGTIYRDAPIDLASVSPKLASSTPTPERPPAGVDASDGPDAADVETTADTEPSPDAVAAWTERHEADRIDLDALATLVETYDTQLKFVVTDESDLDEITDLLQNLRARATTPIPNGDVLLMPEGTTRDALDEHRNRVAQLALTHGFRYTPRLHVDLWDDAAGR comes from the coding sequence ATGCCGACACCGCCCGGAGAGAGTGGCACTGAACACAAGTCCGATTCCACCCCGACGAACGCACTCCCGATCAACGAACTCTTCTACTCGCTGCAGGGCGAGGGCCGACTCGCGGGCGTCCCCTCGGTCTTCGTGCGCACGAGCGGCTGCAACCTGCGCTGCTGGTTCTGTGACTCCTATCACACCTCGTGGGAGCCGACCCACGCGTGGCAGTCGGTCGACGACGTCGTCGCCGAGATCGCCGGCCACGACGCGGACCACGTCGTCCTCACCGGCGGCGAACCCCTGATCCACGACGCGTCGGTCGACCTGCTCGACCGCCTTGACGCGTTGGACTACCACGTCACCGTCGAGACCAACGGGACGATCTACCGCGATGCGCCGATCGACCTGGCGAGCGTCAGCCCGAAACTCGCGAGCAGCACGCCGACGCCCGAGCGACCGCCCGCGGGCGTCGACGCGTCCGACGGTCCGGACGCCGCCGACGTGGAGACGACGGCCGACACCGAACCGAGTCCCGACGCCGTCGCCGCCTGGACCGAGCGCCACGAGGCCGACCGGATCGACCTGGACGCCCTCGCCACGCTCGTCGAGACCTACGACACCCAGCTCAAGTTCGTCGTCACGGACGAGTCCGACCTCGACGAGATCACCGACCTCCTCCAGAACCTCCGCGCCAGAGCGACCACACCTATCCCGAACGGCGACGTCCTCCTCATGCCCGAAGGGACCACCAGAGACGCACTCGACGAGCACCGAAACCGAGTTGCCCAACTCGCCCTGACCCACGGGTTTCGATACACCCCACGACTCCACGTCGATCTCTGGGACGACGCGGCGGGGCGATGA
- the queC gene encoding 7-cyano-7-deazaguanine synthase QueC — protein MPTSPATSAVVLASGGMDSATAAYEARAQGYDLHFLHTSYGQRTESKEYECARAQADELDAAFHRVETDHLASIGGSSLTDESEAVPDADDIPDAADADEAAPEAVPSTYVPFRNANLLSMAVAYAEATDCEAVFVGAHSEDHGGYPDCRPQFFEAFQRVVDTGTADDTEIEIHAPFVEASKTDIAARGLELEVPYELTWSCYRDDEPACGTCDSCVRRLEAFQNIDERDPIGYGE, from the coding sequence ATGCCCACTAGTCCGGCCACGTCAGCCGTCGTGCTCGCCTCCGGCGGGATGGACAGCGCGACCGCCGCGTACGAAGCCCGCGCCCAGGGCTACGACCTGCACTTTCTGCACACCTCCTACGGGCAGCGCACCGAGTCGAAGGAGTACGAGTGCGCTCGCGCCCAGGCCGACGAACTCGACGCCGCGTTCCACCGCGTCGAGACGGACCATCTCGCGAGTATCGGCGGGTCGAGCCTCACCGACGAGAGCGAAGCCGTCCCCGATGCGGACGACATCCCCGACGCTGCGGACGCTGACGAAGCAGCTCCTGAGGCCGTCCCGTCCACCTACGTCCCGTTCCGGAACGCCAACCTGCTCTCGATGGCCGTCGCCTACGCGGAGGCGACCGACTGCGAGGCCGTCTTCGTCGGCGCCCACTCGGAAGACCACGGCGGCTATCCCGACTGTCGACCGCAATTCTTCGAAGCGTTCCAGCGCGTCGTCGACACCGGCACGGCGGACGACACCGAGATCGAGATCCACGCCCCGTTCGTCGAGGCCAGCAAAACCGACATCGCGGCTCGTGGGCTCGAACTCGAGGTCCCGTACGAACTCACCTGGAGTTGCTATCGCGACGACGAACCGGCCTGTGGAACCTGTGACTCCTGCGTTCGTCGACTCGAGGCGTTCCAGAATATCGACGAACGGGATCCGATTGGGTACGGAGAATGA
- a CDS encoding ATP-binding protein: MRRFVNRTAELEQLQELYESNEAELAVVYGRRRLGKTALVRQSLDAYDGAVVYQARQKTSRLQLQQFVEAAATAYPDVERIRKNWEDVLRYLAEQDAIVVLDEFPYLVEQEPSLPSVVQALLDHELEDSSATFVLVGSSISMMEEAALLGNSPLYGRSSVKLDVGPLPFSAALSFFDEVPSPAEQVKTWSIFGGVPYYLEEIDPKRTLETVVSRTILSRHGTLHNEPDYVLRMELTEPTRYFSILEALAAGKTSRNEIAGQTGIDYNQLSKYLDRLSRLRLVDQHVPITERKARSKRSRYRIRDSFFRFWFRFVYGAAAEYDELGDEAYQTLIEPEIADFASRSFETLCCTALRTFYPSKTVTKTGQWWYDDHEIDVVGFTTDGTLIAGECKFRESTLGYDAFSKLRDHVDELRWTPRDGSDRTETYALFSKSGFSNAVEEVAEERSDLRLFSIDDVVSAVS, from the coding sequence ATGAGGAGGTTCGTCAATCGAACCGCAGAGCTCGAGCAACTCCAGGAGCTGTACGAGTCGAACGAGGCCGAACTGGCCGTTGTTTACGGTCGCCGTCGGCTCGGGAAGACGGCACTCGTCAGGCAGTCGCTCGACGCGTACGACGGGGCAGTCGTCTACCAGGCGAGGCAGAAAACGAGCCGACTCCAGTTGCAACAGTTCGTCGAAGCGGCCGCGACGGCGTATCCGGATGTCGAGCGGATACGGAAGAACTGGGAGGACGTGTTGCGATATCTCGCCGAACAGGATGCAATCGTCGTTCTCGACGAGTTTCCGTACCTGGTCGAACAGGAACCGAGCCTCCCTTCGGTGGTACAGGCGCTGCTAGATCACGAACTCGAGGATTCATCGGCTACGTTCGTTCTCGTCGGCTCGTCGATCAGCATGATGGAAGAAGCGGCACTGCTTGGGAACAGCCCGTTGTACGGCCGCTCGTCTGTGAAGCTCGATGTCGGACCGCTCCCGTTCAGCGCCGCACTGTCGTTTTTCGACGAAGTCCCATCACCGGCCGAACAGGTGAAAACGTGGAGTATCTTTGGCGGCGTTCCATACTATCTCGAGGAGATCGACCCGAAACGGACACTCGAGACGGTAGTGTCTCGGACCATCCTCTCCAGACACGGAACGCTCCACAACGAACCCGACTATGTACTCCGGATGGAGCTGACGGAGCCCACACGGTACTTCTCGATACTGGAGGCGCTCGCCGCCGGGAAGACCAGCCGAAACGAAATCGCCGGGCAGACCGGAATCGACTATAACCAGCTCTCGAAGTATCTCGATCGGCTCTCTCGCCTTCGACTCGTCGATCAGCACGTTCCAATCACCGAGCGAAAAGCCCGAAGCAAACGGAGCCGATATCGGATCCGAGACTCGTTCTTCAGGTTCTGGTTCCGCTTCGTCTATGGAGCCGCTGCCGAGTACGACGAACTCGGTGACGAAGCGTACCAAACGCTCATCGAACCCGAGATAGCCGATTTTGCGAGTCGTTCGTTCGAAACGTTGTGCTGTACCGCCCTCCGAACGTTCTATCCCTCGAAGACGGTAACCAAGACTGGGCAGTGGTGGTACGACGATCACGAGATCGACGTCGTCGGATTCACCACAGATGGAACGTTGATCGCCGGCGAATGCAAATTCAGAGAATCGACGCTCGGGTACGATGCGTTTTCGAAACTGCGTGATCACGTCGACGAACTTCGATGGACGCCTCGCGACGGGAGCGACAGGACCGAAACGTACGCGCTATTTTCGAAGAGCGGATTTAGTAACGCCGTCGAGGAAGTCGCCGAAGAGCGGTCAGATCTCAGACTGTTTTCGATCGACGACGTGGTTTCGGCCGTCAGTTGA
- a CDS encoding nucleotidyltransferase domain-containing protein: protein MEPPAETTHRRAAEAFGRAVRDRFDDELEAIHRFGSVVRGDERGVDSDVDLLVVLSDDADESRVTTDIRAFAYDIELDYGVVLSQVVRTRSALERDQNKPFVRTVTRTGQTLSG, encoded by the coding sequence ATGGAACCGCCTGCCGAGACGACGCACAGACGGGCGGCGGAGGCCTTCGGCCGAGCGGTACGCGATCGATTCGACGACGAACTCGAGGCGATCCACCGCTTCGGCAGCGTCGTCCGCGGGGACGAACGGGGTGTCGATTCTGACGTCGACTTACTCGTCGTCCTCTCGGACGACGCCGACGAGTCGCGCGTTACGACGGACATCCGTGCTTTCGCGTACGACATCGAACTCGACTACGGCGTCGTCCTTTCGCAGGTCGTACGGACGCGATCGGCGCTCGAACGCGACCAGAATAAACCGTTCGTTCGGACAGTAACCCGAACCGGACAGACGTTGTCTGGCTGA
- a CDS encoding MFS transporter: MTRFTVAVVTSTIRSFGALRGGGRGSILLAVAFGWFLSISVRTIYPALLPRIRAAYGLSLTAAGLLLTVLWVAYAAGQLPGGVLTDWIGERLLLVVSSVLAAMTLSLVVLADAPVVLFVATALFGAGTALYGTSRFTILQRVFPDQLGTATGATMAAGDVGNAVMPPVAGVIATAVAWQYGLGFAVPLFLLAAVGLWTTLPGRQTAATPLREQLSPPDLWRTLSQPFVLRRTLLLVLWAVLFQAFVGFYPTYLMDVATVPSPVATALFGFFFALGIPTKPLAGRAYDRVGVRTPLVVIMGATAVSFAAVPFASGLPTFVVLTALAAGVLGFETIVISDLTGRLPDRTRGTSLGAIRTVYIGLGAVSPLLVGAVADAGHFDAAFFAIAALAGLTGLYAFVAIDV; the protein is encoded by the coding sequence GTGACGCGATTCACTGTGGCCGTGGTTACGTCGACGATCCGCTCGTTCGGTGCTCTCCGGGGTGGCGGTCGCGGGTCGATTCTGCTCGCCGTGGCCTTCGGCTGGTTCCTCTCGATCAGCGTCCGGACGATCTACCCGGCGTTGTTACCCCGTATCCGGGCGGCGTACGGCCTGTCGCTGACGGCGGCCGGGCTCCTGTTGACCGTGCTCTGGGTCGCCTACGCGGCCGGTCAGCTTCCAGGCGGTGTGCTGACCGACTGGATCGGAGAGCGCCTGCTCCTCGTCGTCAGTTCCGTCCTCGCCGCGATGACGCTCTCGCTCGTCGTCCTCGCGGACGCGCCGGTCGTTCTGTTCGTCGCGACGGCACTCTTCGGCGCGGGTACCGCGCTCTACGGCACGTCCCGATTCACGATCCTTCAGCGGGTCTTTCCCGACCAGCTCGGGACGGCGACGGGCGCGACGATGGCCGCCGGCGACGTCGGAAACGCGGTGATGCCGCCGGTGGCCGGGGTCATCGCGACCGCGGTCGCCTGGCAGTACGGTCTCGGGTTCGCAGTCCCGCTCTTCCTGCTCGCCGCCGTCGGCCTCTGGACGACGCTGCCGGGCCGGCAGACGGCGGCGACGCCGCTTCGCGAGCAGCTGTCACCGCCGGACCTCTGGCGGACGCTGTCGCAACCGTTCGTGCTGCGGAGAACTCTCCTGCTCGTGCTGTGGGCCGTCCTCTTCCAGGCGTTCGTGGGTTTCTACCCCACCTATCTGATGGACGTCGCGACGGTCCCCTCCCCGGTTGCGACGGCGTTGTTCGGCTTCTTCTTCGCGCTCGGCATCCCCACGAAACCGCTCGCCGGTCGTGCCTACGACCGCGTGGGGGTCAGAACGCCGCTGGTGGTGATCATGGGCGCGACCGCGGTCTCGTTCGCTGCCGTTCCGTTCGCCAGCGGCCTCCCGACGTTCGTCGTCCTGACCGCGCTCGCCGCCGGCGTCCTCGGTTTCGAGACGATCGTGATCTCGGATCTCACCGGCCGGTTACCCGACCGGACGCGGGGCACGAGCCTTGGCGCCATCAGAACCGTCTACATCGGCCTCGGCGCCGTGAGCCCGCTCCTCGTCGGCGCTGTCGCAGACGCCGGCCACTTCGACGCGGCGTTCTTCGCGATCGCCGCCCTGGCCGGTCTGACGGGCCTCTACGCGTTCGTCGCCATCGACGTCTGA
- a CDS encoding S8 family serine peptidase — translation MSDNGSHNVGRRTVLEAAGAAGAFLGLGGVVSATPGREPGPKEDEILVGKSDTVGIASARATVESAIPSDASVVHENSTLGYVAVKVPDDGPSAMDSVIDRLERQPGIEYAERNETWHAFSQPNDPQFGSQYAPQLVNADTAWDTEMGSMDVTIAVVDQGVDYTHPDLQARFQGTEGYDFVDNDSDPAPVTNSENHGTHVGGCAAATTDNGDGTAGISNCRLISGRALGSGGSGSMSDIADAIQWAADQGADVVNMSLGGGGASQTGRQAINYAYENGTLPIAAAGNDYGSPVSYPAAYDNCVAVSAIDENENIANFSNYGPEINVASPGVDVLAPVPGGGYTTMSGTSMACPVASGVAALGKSAHPDLSVQELWDLLEETAVDIGLPSDQQGSGRVDAANIVEGGGGGDPEQPSASFSFSPSDPEAGETVSFDGSASQPPEGGRIRGYQWDFGDGATGSGQTASHSYREEGEYTVELTVTGDNGTSDTARQSVAVGGDGGGGQCGAETSSDSVSGYLSGGWWGNGSESYTYTLDTANPCQATVTLSGPTYSDFDLYLTLDGRTPTTYDYDEASYSSNSQEEITVDLSGDEELGLLVDAYSGSGNYTLSVDELGQ, via the coding sequence ATGTCAGATAATGGCTCCCACAATGTCGGTCGGAGAACAGTTCTCGAAGCGGCCGGTGCGGCCGGTGCGTTCCTCGGGTTGGGTGGCGTCGTCTCCGCCACGCCCGGACGCGAACCCGGACCGAAGGAGGACGAGATCCTCGTCGGGAAGAGCGACACCGTCGGTATCGCGAGCGCGCGTGCAACGGTGGAGTCGGCGATCCCGTCGGACGCGTCTGTCGTCCACGAAAACAGCACGCTCGGGTACGTGGCGGTCAAGGTACCCGACGACGGCCCAAGCGCGATGGACTCGGTCATCGATCGGCTCGAACGCCAGCCCGGAATCGAGTACGCAGAACGCAACGAGACCTGGCACGCGTTCTCCCAGCCGAACGACCCGCAGTTCGGCTCGCAGTACGCGCCACAGCTGGTCAACGCGGATACAGCCTGGGACACCGAGATGGGATCGATGGACGTCACCATCGCGGTCGTCGACCAGGGCGTCGACTACACGCACCCCGATCTCCAGGCGCGCTTCCAGGGTACCGAGGGGTACGACTTCGTCGACAACGACAGTGATCCGGCGCCGGTGACCAACTCGGAGAATCACGGCACACACGTCGGCGGCTGTGCGGCCGCGACGACCGACAACGGCGACGGGACCGCGGGTATCTCGAACTGTCGGCTCATCTCCGGGCGCGCCCTCGGGTCGGGCGGCAGCGGCTCGATGTCAGACATCGCCGACGCGATTCAGTGGGCCGCAGACCAGGGGGCGGACGTCGTCAACATGTCACTCGGTGGTGGCGGCGCCAGCCAGACGGGTCGCCAGGCGATCAACTACGCGTACGAAAACGGCACGTTGCCGATCGCGGCCGCGGGCAACGACTACGGCTCGCCGGTGAGCTACCCTGCGGCGTACGACAACTGTGTCGCGGTCTCCGCGATCGACGAGAACGAGAACATCGCGAACTTCTCGAACTATGGCCCGGAGATCAACGTCGCCTCGCCGGGCGTCGACGTGCTCGCGCCGGTCCCCGGCGGCGGGTACACGACGATGTCGGGGACGTCGATGGCGTGTCCGGTCGCCTCCGGCGTCGCCGCGCTCGGCAAGTCCGCCCACCCCGACCTGTCGGTACAGGAACTCTGGGACCTGCTGGAGGAGACGGCCGTCGACATCGGTCTCCCCTCGGACCAGCAAGGTTCGGGTCGTGTCGACGCCGCGAACATCGTCGAGGGCGGCGGTGGCGGTGATCCGGAGCAGCCGTCGGCCAGCTTCAGTTTCAGTCCCTCGGACCCCGAGGCAGGTGAGACCGTCAGCTTCGACGGGAGCGCGTCTCAGCCGCCCGAGGGTGGCCGCATCCGCGGCTACCAGTGGGACTTCGGCGACGGGGCGACCGGTTCCGGCCAGACGGCCTCCCATAGCTACCGCGAGGAGGGCGAGTACACGGTCGAACTCACGGTCACGGGCGACAACGGCACCTCGGACACGGCGCGACAGTCGGTCGCCGTCGGGGGCGACGGCGGTGGCGGCCAGTGCGGTGCCGAGACGAGTTCGGACTCCGTCTCGGGCTACCTGAGCGGCGGCTGGTGGGGCAACGGCAGCGAGAGCTACACCTACACGCTCGACACGGCCAACCCGTGCCAGGCGACGGTCACGCTCTCCGGCCCGACCTACTCCGACTTCGACCTCTACCTCACGCTCGACGGTCGGACGCCGACGACCTACGACTACGACGAGGCGTCGTACTCGTCGAACAGCCAGGAGGAGATCACGGTCGACCTCTCCGGCGACGAGGAACTCGGCCTGCTGGTCGACGCGTACTCGGGAAGCGGTAACTACACGCTGTCCGTCGACGAACTCGGACAGTAA
- a CDS encoding S8 family serine peptidase — protein MSEDGTNELGRRTVLEAAGATGAFLGLGGVVSATPGREPGPKEDEILVGTEDTVSIASARVTVESAIPSDASVVHENRTLGYMAVKLADDSPSAMDSVIDRLERQPGIEYAERNETWHAFYQPNDPQFGSQYAPQLVNADDAWDTEMGSMDVTIAVVDQGVDYSHPDLQARFQGNAGYDFVDNDSDPAPVNNSENHGTHVGGCAAATTDNGRGTAGISNCRLISGRALGASGGGSMSDIADAIQWSADQGADIVNMSLGGGGASQTGRQAINYAYQNGTLPIAAAGNDGGPVSYPAAYQNCMAVSAIDQNENLASFSNRGSEINVASPGVDVLAPVPGGSYERLSGTSMACPVASGVAALGKSAHPNLSAGQLWERLEQTAVDIGLPGQHQGAGRVDAANIVDGGGGGDPGAPTANFSASPSNPDVGETVGFDGRASQPPEGGYISRYEWDFGDGRTASGETAQHSFGSEGSYTVELTVTANNGRADSTTETIAVGDGGGGQCGAESNSASANGSLSGGWWGNDSDSYTYTLDTTNPCQATATLDGPSSGDFDLYLTLDGRTPTTDDYDEASYSSNSQEEITVDLSGDEELGLLVDAYSGSGDYTISVEELGR, from the coding sequence ATGTCGGAAGATGGTACCAACGAACTCGGTCGACGAACAGTCCTCGAAGCAGCTGGTGCAACCGGTGCGTTCCTCGGGTTGGGTGGCGTCGTCTCCGCCACGCCCGGACGCGAACCCGGACCGAAGGAAGACGAGATCCTCGTCGGGACCGAAGACACGGTCTCGATCGCGAGCGCGCGTGTGACCGTCGAGTCTGCGATTCCATCGGACGCGTCGGTCGTCCACGAGAACCGCACGCTCGGGTACATGGCGGTGAAGCTGGCCGACGACAGCCCGAGCGCGATGGACTCGGTCATCGATCGGCTCGAACGCCAGCCCGGAATCGAGTACGCAGAACGCAACGAGACCTGGCACGCGTTCTACCAGCCGAACGACCCGCAATTCGGCTCACAGTACGCGCCACAGCTGGTCAACGCGGACGACGCCTGGGACACCGAGATGGGATCGATGGACGTCACCATCGCGGTCGTCGACCAGGGCGTCGACTACTCACATCCTGACCTCCAGGCGCGCTTCCAGGGTAACGCGGGGTACGACTTCGTCGACAACGACAGCGATCCGGCACCGGTGAACAACTCCGAAAATCACGGCACGCACGTCGGCGGCTGCGCCGCAGCGACGACGGACAACGGCAGGGGAACGGCGGGTATCTCGAACTGTCGGCTCATCTCCGGGCGCGCGCTCGGCGCTAGCGGGGGCGGCTCGATGTCCGATATCGCCGATGCGATCCAGTGGTCGGCCGACCAGGGGGCTGACATCGTCAACATGTCACTCGGTGGTGGCGGCGCCAGCCAGACGGGTCGCCAGGCGATCAACTACGCGTACCAAAACGGCACGTTGCCGATCGCGGCCGCGGGCAACGACGGCGGGCCGGTCTCGTACCCCGCCGCGTACCAGAACTGTATGGCGGTCTCGGCGATCGACCAGAACGAGAACCTCGCGAGCTTCTCGAACCGCGGGTCGGAGATCAACGTCGCCTCGCCGGGCGTCGACGTCCTCGCACCGGTTCCCGGCGGCAGCTACGAGCGGCTCTCGGGCACCTCGATGGCGTGTCCGGTCGCCTCCGGCGTCGCCGCGCTCGGCAAGTCCGCCCACCCGAACCTCTCGGCGGGCCAACTCTGGGAGCGCCTGGAGCAGACGGCCGTCGACATCGGCCTTCCCGGCCAGCACCAGGGTGCGGGCCGCGTCGACGCCGCCAATATCGTCGACGGTGGTGGCGGTGGCGACCCGGGTGCGCCGACGGCCAACTTCTCCGCAAGCCCGTCCAACCCTGACGTCGGCGAGACCGTCGGCTTCGACGGGCGTGCGTCCCAGCCGCCGGAAGGCGGCTACATTAGTCGCTACGAGTGGGACTTCGGGGACGGCCGGACCGCTTCCGGCGAGACCGCCCAGCACAGCTTCGGCTCCGAGGGCAGCTACACCGTCGAACTGACCGTGACCGCGAACAACGGCCGGGCGGACTCGACGACCGAGACGATCGCCGTCGGCGACGGCGGGGGCGGCCAGTGTGGCGCCGAATCGAACTCCGCTTCGGCGAACGGCTCCCTGAGCGGTGGCTGGTGGGGCAACGATAGCGACAGTTACACCTACACCCTGGACACGACCAACCCGTGCCAGGCGACGGCCACGCTCGACGGTCCCTCTTCGGGCGACTTCGACCTCTACCTGACGCTCGACGGCCGGACGCCGACGACGGACGACTACGACGAGGCGTCGTACTCGTCGAACAGCCAGGAGGAGATCACGGTCGACCTCTCCGGCGACGAGGAACTCGGCCTGCTGGTCGACGCGTACTCGGGAAGCGGCGATTACACGATCAGCGTCGAAGAACTCGGCCGGTAA
- a CDS encoding metallophosphoesterase: protein MSERSIEEDGLSSDDRAYYVISDLHIGGDEQLGEIEFEHELVAFLERLAATDEPVELLINGDAFGLWEFTELDGVEKFDRLEATYPDLFAQLRATGEEIPITLLPGNHDHELAAYDEYVERFAAYNVDLVQDQSITRPVGDGVIHFEHGHQRDPNNRIDDWGNPHAKPLGYHYNAEVTSRAGQLSDRGRFDWLSDVQAVTPTEWLPLWLLSKYVYREMNPLLRYALVPFLFLFNLSSLLAILVGLDMAGVYAVPIDAVRSFLGAFGLAGTAAYGFLAANVVVAGLALLLAVPLYLIQHDVKRTIDRFGLFDAELTVDAERPYEAAAEEIFADSPETAVFCYGHTHRPDSKRVAGGLLVNTGTWLKRLHRLDGVTGLLPPVFYPTYQLAAVRIAAESDGIAVSFEPIEKPTPAPDELTLTERLLTLGRKPNPTLPDRRVVESTRRPTPSTPERAE from the coding sequence ATGAGCGAACGGTCGATCGAGGAGGACGGCCTGTCGTCCGACGATCGAGCCTATTACGTCATCAGCGACCTCCACATCGGCGGCGACGAGCAACTCGGGGAGATCGAGTTCGAGCACGAGCTCGTCGCGTTCCTCGAACGGCTGGCGGCCACCGACGAGCCGGTCGAGCTACTCATCAACGGCGACGCGTTCGGTCTCTGGGAGTTCACCGAACTCGACGGCGTCGAGAAGTTCGACAGGCTCGAAGCGACCTATCCAGACCTCTTCGCCCAGTTGCGAGCGACCGGCGAAGAGATCCCGATCACGCTCCTCCCGGGGAACCACGACCACGAACTGGCAGCGTACGACGAGTACGTCGAGCGCTTCGCGGCGTACAACGTCGACCTCGTTCAGGACCAGTCCATCACCAGACCAGTCGGCGACGGGGTGATCCACTTCGAACACGGCCACCAGCGCGACCCGAACAACCGGATCGACGACTGGGGGAATCCACACGCAAAACCACTCGGCTACCACTACAACGCGGAGGTAACCAGTCGAGCGGGACAGCTCTCCGATCGCGGCCGGTTCGACTGGCTCTCGGACGTCCAGGCCGTGACGCCGACGGAGTGGCTGCCCCTGTGGCTCCTCTCGAAGTACGTCTACCGGGAGATGAACCCACTCCTCCGGTACGCGCTGGTGCCGTTTCTCTTCCTGTTCAACCTCAGTTCCCTCCTGGCGATACTCGTCGGTCTCGACATGGCGGGCGTCTACGCGGTCCCAATCGACGCCGTCCGATCGTTCCTCGGCGCGTTCGGCCTGGCCGGAACGGCCGCCTACGGCTTCCTCGCGGCGAACGTGGTCGTCGCCGGACTGGCACTGTTGCTCGCCGTCCCGCTGTACCTGATCCAGCACGACGTCAAACGAACGATCGATCGGTTCGGGCTCTTCGACGCGGAACTCACCGTCGACGCGGAACGGCCGTACGAAGCAGCGGCCGAGGAGATCTTCGCCGACAGCCCCGAGACGGCGGTCTTCTGCTACGGCCACACCCATCGCCCCGACAGCAAGCGCGTCGCGGGCGGGCTGCTGGTCAACACGGGGACGTGGCTCAAACGCCTCCACCGCCTCGATGGCGTTACCGGACTGCTCCCGCCGGTCTTCTATCCGACGTACCAGCTCGCTGCCGTCCGTATCGCGGCCGAGTCGGACGGCATCGCCGTGTCGTTCGAACCCATCGAGAAGCCGACACCAGCGCCCGACGAACTCACCCTGACCGAACGGCTGCTGACCCTCGGACGCAAACCGAATCCGACGCTCCCGGACCGGAGAGTCGTCGAATCCACCCGGCGACCCACCCCATCGACGCCGGAGCGAGCCGAGTGA